The Mytilus edulis chromosome 5, xbMytEdul2.2, whole genome shotgun sequence genomic interval AGCAACATTAATCTGTTATTTCAGTATTAAGgttcaatttttattatttgaaaagaaaagGTTTTCGCTGACTTGTATGTGATTGAATATTCCTTGTTATGTAGTAATTGTCTTTATCGTTGATCTTAATGTGTCAATACAAACCATTTATGTTATCAAATTATAAGCATTGTTGTTGAACTATTATTCAAGTTATGACCCTGTTTAATATGTTGTCTTATagttttctaaaatgtattgtttttcttttaattaggTGTGTTGTTCAGTCTCGAAGTGGTTTTTTTCTCAGATTCTTTTCGATATTGTATTCTCGAATTTACCGAGCAATTATACAATGTTTCTTATATATCAATCTCTGTTGTTTGTTTTCCCCACCCTTTTACCGTTTGTACACTTTGTTAATGAATTTAGAAAAAACAATTTAGTTTTTTCGAGTCTTGGAATGAAGAATAGAAAACAGTGATGATTTTATAATCCGTTACCTTAGTTTTAATTTTGaaccactgttttttttttatctgtctaAGAATACTAgtacaaaatcatttaaatgctAACACTTACATTTTACATCTTCCTGGCTCTGTATGTATCTCTATCCTATCTTTTTCTACTGTGTACTTATAAAGTGGACATTGGTCTTTCGCCTTCGGTATCTTTTCTTTATTTAGCTCCGGGGTTTTGTTTTCAAACAATGCTTTAAAGTACGGATTTTGTCTTTTCGTTGACTTTTCTTTCTCTCTTTGAAGCAGTTTCAGTAATTCTAGTTGTTGTCTTTTGATCTCCAATAATTGATTTTCAGTGGGTAAACGTTGCCTTTTCTCAGATTCTTTCATATAGTTGTATTCTGCTTTCACAGTAGCTGATGGTGAATCCAGAGGCTTAAGATAAGCGATATTTCCCGGTGGTTTGCCTTCAGATTTTTGAAGATATCTACTTTCTGACGCAATTGTCTCTGTGCCAATACCGTAGTCAGCAGCCTGTCGACTTAATTCAGTGCGCGTTTCAGAACGTCGGGGGATATCTGCTGAACTTCGATAACTTATTGAATCTGATGGTCTTTGGTCTGCCTTGTAGTAACGGCTTTCCGCAGTTGGTGCCGCGGGTTGTCTGCGATCTAACGTTTGAACATATACAGTTTCTGATATAGGTTCCACGTAACGGACAGTAGGTGATTTTTCAACGGGTCTTCTGTCTACTTGGCTATCCCTCACCACTTCATTATATCGAACGTCTTGTGATTGTACACTAGTTCGCCTGTTTACTGGGGGATCTCTTACAACCTCGTTATAGCGAACATCAGGTGATTGGACAATTGGTCGATTATCAACTATAACAGTTCTGTGGCTTTCTTGTAAAGGTATTGGAGCAGTTGGTAAACTTATATCAGCTTTGTATGATCTTGGTCTTTCATATCTGGTTTGGTATTTTTCCTCCACAACTGGCCGGCTATTCACAGGTTGTGTCTGACGCCTTCCTGAAGACGCCTGTTGAGGAAGACTGTTAGCCGGAGGAGTTGGTAAACGTTGAGGTGGATTCGGTCCTTGTGGTCTTATTGGAGGTCCCGCAGGTCCAGGTTGGTAAGCTGGGTCTGGTTGTTGATTGTTAGTCTGCTGATATTGATTTTGTTGTGAATGGTAATCCGCTTGAGTTAAAGGCTGAGCAGGAGGTGGTTGTTGATTATTGCCCTGTTGGTATTGATTTTGCTGAGAATAGTAATCTGGCTGAGGTTGAGCAGGATTAGGCTGCTGATGCTGTTGGTGATTTCTACTTTGATCAGGTGGGTAGTAATGGCCGGCGGAGATAGGTGTTGGTGGTGATGCAGGGTAATGATCATACTGGGGATGTGAGTTTGATGGCGGAGCATGGCCAGCAGGATGTTGCTGAGGCTGCGCATGGCCAGCTGGATGTTGTTGAGGCTGAGCATAAGGCGCGTGTGCTGCAGGTGGTGGTTGAGTGGCAGAATATGGATTATTTGGAGGATGATTCTGGTGGTAAGGATATGTCGTTGGGTGTGGTGCACCTGTTACATGATTGTATGCAGGTTGATTCTGTCCCGGACCTGCAACATAAGATTGTCCAGAATAATAACCAGAATTGTAGCCTTGAGCTTGGTTGTAATATTGATTCTGGTCATATGGTTGTCTATTATAATTCTGATTTTGGTCATGTGGTTGACTGTTATAATTCTGATAATAGTTATATGGTTGACTGTGCTGAGTGTGGCTAGACGGTTGTCCACTGTTCTGATAGTACTGGTTATAGTAATTATATGGATATGCGCCCTGTTGGTAGTGTGCTGCTGGTTGCCTCACAGTCGAAGAGGCTACTGTAGTAGAGTTAGGTGCGAGTGTTGTTGAAATTTCCTCTAATTCTATTTCTACTTCTGGTGCAGGAGTGGTAGTAGAGGTACTAGTAGTAGGTGTAGGGGTGGTCGTTCCTAGTTATATGTAAATAAGTAACTATATATACAACCTTATGTACAGAATCATATATTACACAAGCTCAGATCCAAACAGGTTTGTTATAGTAGATTGGAAGTACTTATGATTCCTTTATCTTAATTATGAATGCCCGAATGTCGTATGCGCATAAGAATCTACACATGTACGCctgaaattttgaatattttggaaCATCAGCTGCTGCaaaagtaaataatatttttgacttttttacaatgttgaaaatatgatttCCACGAATCCTTTTATTTGGAAAGATTAGACAAACTCACATACAGACATAAGTAACTTTTCTACTATAACATACATGTTCTAACCACATTTAATTACGACATGATTCACTACAAATGGGTGTTAATGTTAATTGGTTTGTTATCATAGCAGATACATTGCCCTTGTATATATTTACTCAAAGCTAATCCTTCTGTTTTATTCAAGTGCAAACTCAGCTTCTTACAATGTACACGTGATggtgttttgttttcaaaagcaATCAAATAAACTATAAGTACATATGGTCAAAAGAGATACTTGACATATGCATATTAATATCATTGGTCATGAACATGGTATACATTAATAATTGATCAATAACTAAAGACACTGATGATATGCATGCTACTAGATTCATGTCCACTTAAGATCATGTATTGGTCATTTGTTCACGCCTATCTGTATTTCTGGTAATTAAATCTGTAACCAATAGCTATTTATTATCttataaaagatatttattaCCAATAGTAATCATTTatcaaaatctaaatattttatttatagataCGAGTTTTGTAAGAGATTACCGAAACAAATGCAAAGGGTGCATTTTTAAAGGACGCCTTACTTGTTTTATTCAAAgagatatttgtttaaaaatggaTATCTCTGTTTTATAGTAAAAAAGACTTACTGTATAATTTGACACCTTGAAAGGGCATGATCTTGCAAATTCATGTTCATTAATTGAAACCCAATTTgtcgtatttttatttttataacatactaaaacgaatatcaaaattacaaagtacaaaaaaaaagacataaaccTTGCATTGATTCGATAAAATGTAGAAACATTTCTTGCGTATTTCAGACTAGACGCCATCTTGCATCTAATTATATATCGAGATGACCTTCGGAGACTACTGAAGGGCATATAACcagatataaacataaacataaatatggTTATAAATGAATAGTCTAGCATTtgcaattattgaaaaaaaatacttttctatGTCTGTTAGATTTCgtgtttaagttttaaaaaatgtaggttaaaacaaaataaatatctgtataaaaagatttatttagGGCCAGATCAGTCAGCAAAATTGTTAGTTTATGGCGGCTCTgttgtttcacttttcaatgttgacattcttgtATCTTATTGAACTTTTATGTAGTCTTTACAATCTTAAAGTTATTTTGTATGAAATGCAAAAACCAAACGTAGTTTTGTGGAAAAACAgttaatatatgatattttaattacaaaactCAAATCTATTTGGACTGAATCATTGATTGCTTTATgtgcagtggcaaatatgtcatgtatttttcattttgttttttgtgttggTAGAAAAACATGAAACCAAGTGATAAGCAACTGTACTAGCAAAGATACCCTTAAATGTGACTTCATTTTCAAAAGTCCAGGTAAAATCTTAAAGATTGAAATTGCATATAATTATTTTGTCTACATGGATAAACAGATGACCTGATTTCAAGTTATTCATGTTAGGAGAGgataattcttttttaattttcttttggcaGAAAAGTTTGATAATGTCAAAAGTCCAATTATtacacccgttgtgttgcttatgtaaaAGTAGATCCGTTGATAAGTCTAATTTAGTGGGTCACATTCGAGAAAATAATGGCGGGATTTGTGGTAACGACAAATGGACCATTGTAATAGCATGGGTTAACTTTACgtaaggatgatttcaacttcactctACTGTACATAATTGTAACTGCTTTGGAATATgttattaattgggagatatatacataTTATCCACATGCATGCGCTGCATCTAACTCTACAGGATATATCTAACGTTCAAACATGTTTTGACATTGTTGTCTGTTTTAAGCACTATGGCAACTCTGCCAACATTCATAGTTTTGTCAAAGCTTGTAGAATGCATGCCATCAGTGTTTTGTGCTATTGATTGATACATTATTGATACCACATGTAGTACCTACCATATGCATGTCCagattttaatgataaatgatTTGTAGGTCCGAAATAAAGTACATTATTTACTTAAAGTATATTCTaatgattttgaaaacaaaacagcaTGTCTATTGAATCACATATACGCCATAACCAACACAGGGGGTAAAATTAATtagacaaaatgtataaaaaaatgtattcattaaaaactgatttttttaaaagctgACTTTACATTATGGGAATTGCTTATTCTTGAAGACCGTGCGTATACCTACACGTTGTAGTTGCATATATCAGTACCATTTGCGCTCTGGTAGATAGCTGTTTAATTAGATATTATACCACATCTGCTTAAGCTGaaaactaaatataatttatTCCGAGTTTTTCCTTTTGTAAGGTCTACGTTTAACATGGACTAAATTCGATTCCTTCTCAAACTatcttaaatcaaaattaaactcgAATCTTAGTAcatcaaaaaaaagtaaaatcacaacaatactgaacttagaggaaaatcaattcgaaaagtccataatcacatggcaaaatcaaataacaaaacgcatcaaaaatgaatgtacaagtactgtcatattcctgacttggtacaggcattttcaaatgtagaaaatggtggattaaacctggttttatagcgcgaACCCTATCACTTTGATGACggtctcatcaatttccgttatatttacattgatgcgttaactaaacagacacaataaataaaatagtcagaatatgggtacatcagtcatcatcgtataacaattttaaaaggaacaatttaacagaacacaaaaacatctatctacaaacacattcattgatttgtgtgtctgacgtcagaaaatgttatacgtcacatagatttgtcgttcaatgtgcatacaaacaattttaaaatttaccgaagcaatgttagcatacaggttaaacaaatcaaaagtatgtaagaataaatttctaaaatagaccgagatttaaactagtctaaaagttatatatagaatttataagaatccacaaatagttcatgccactacgcgattgaatggttttgacgtttgtggttcaacgtatattgtaattcataatagaaatatatcataatgacatgaaatagaacaatatcatactgacgggatcttttaaagtacagagtcacgttataagaaccaaagaaatacaaaaagtcgcatatacaaaacacaccaccaaaaaatgaaagacaatacaaacacattgacgagatgtataagtaccgagccacgtcaaaatGGTTCTTAAAggttataaacttttaaaaaaaatccagcaCAGTGTCGACATGTTTATCGGAACAAAAAGACATCTTGACCGGAACATACGTCTCAAAATGTTTTGTTGAAGAAAAGGGCCAATTAGGTATTTTGAACCCTAGCACAATAATTTTCTGGATCGCTGATTTCGGTCAAAAGGAACTTTCCaaaaaactgttataaaatattgaaaattgcacCGAAATTGACGTAACAAAGCAAAATTGCAAATTTTACTGTGTAATTTTTAATGCGATGTGCTAAAAAAGAAGTTAGTTAGTATTaatgtggtacccaacactttcactaaaattaatttggctcgtttaattttcataaaattttgacacagtATTTGCTTTGACcctttatcaaaaatatagaaatttcaaaaattttgaaccaaccgtttcataagaaaaattacactggttatatagcagtttgacaaacatcaattttgatcactgagaagctgaatattccctttacaacacaacgtaattaaaacgtttagctaactttacagagttatctccctgtagtgttaggtaccaccttaaaagatttttcaaaaCTATTTCTATTCTAAATGTGAAGTATTCAGCTGACCTGATTAAAAATATGTCAGAATGTTAGGGTCAATAAACCTATAACTTTGTAAGTTCATTAATAACAATCTGAGTTATTTAGAAGAGTTTGTCATTTATCTCCGGTTACGTTGTCACTGCTgtgaaaaatatgataattttagtTGCGTAAGACACTTTGTCCACAATGTTTTTTCTGTAAGACATCTGTATGATATTATTTATAGCATGACAAGTTCTATATAAggtagacatttttttattaatcgTATTTGTcagaaaataatattaaaaaaaatcttaacccGTATAACAGAAAATGTACTATTTGGTGCTTTTATTAAAAGATTCAAACACGTGGTATGTTTGTTTGTTACTTTGCAATTCCTCGTCATACGTTTCTAATAAATGGACTGTGTCAAAAGAGCGAGCAGTAGAACCTTATATAACCGGTGTTTATTAACGAACATGTTGTAACATTTGTCTTGAAAACATGAATAATTTCGTAAAAAGTTTTGTAATCATTTACAAATTCCAATTTTATCGAAGAGGTCAATTTCTAAAATTTAgtataaaatgataaatgtttcATCAAATATTGgccgtttttttttcaaaaactatgtacatttgtattttaattttggtaaACAAAAAAAGTCGAAACAACCACAGTTTGAAAATGAATCTTTTTGCGTCGTAGGTGATGTATTATAATATGTAATCTTACTTGGCGGTGGTGGTCTTGGTGGCGGCGGTCGTGGGCGTTGTGGCGGTGGTGGCGGTGGTGGACGTGGATGGTGATTATGCAAGCCAACAACAACACTTATGATCGAAATATCTGAAAAAGAGAAAGCCGTGgagtttttatattctttttatataaatatatttaatgaaGCAAATCGTAATCCCTTGCAATGAGTAATAACCGCGTTCCAAACTATGTGAACTCAGAAAGACAATATTGATGTTTGTGTAGACCTGATAATCGTTACTCATAGTTgtttatcttataaatttttataagatatgatgaaaaaaaatcgTAGACACTTTTTATTCTTGAAGTGCTGCATCGTAGTATATACCCAAGTCTCCTTATATTCATATTGGTGAAAGCAAATTATCCTGCATTGCAGCCAATTTATTCaaactttatacatgttatgattgccTATATC includes:
- the LOC139525224 gene encoding uncharacterized protein translates to MVNCIRFLYGFILLDISIISVVVGLHNHHPRPPPPPPPQRPRPPPPRPPPPRTTTPTPTTSTSTTTPAPEVEIELEEISTTLAPNSTTVASSTVRQPAAHYQQGAYPYNYYNQYYQNSGQPSSHTQHSQPYNYYQNYNSQPHDQNQNYNRQPYDQNQYYNQAQGYNSGYYSGQSYVAGPGQNQPAYNHVTGAPHPTTYPYHQNHPPNNPYSATQPPPAAHAPYAQPQQHPAGHAQPQQHPAGHAPPSNSHPQYDHYPASPPTPISAGHYYPPDQSRNHQQHQQPNPAQPQPDYYSQQNQYQQGNNQQPPPAQPLTQADYHSQQNQYQQTNNQQPDPAYQPGPAGPPIRPQGPNPPQRLPTPPANSLPQQASSGRRQTQPVNSRPVVEEKYQTRYERPRSYKADISLPTAPIPLQESHRTVIVDNRPIVQSPDVRYNEVVRDPPVNRRTSVQSQDVRYNEVVRDSQVDRRPVEKSPTVRYVEPISETVYVQTLDRRQPAAPTAESRYYKADQRPSDSISYRSSADIPRRSETRTELSRQAADYGIGTETIASESRYLQKSEGKPPGNIAYLKPLDSPSATVKAEYNYMKESEKRQRLPTENQLLEIKRQQLELLKLLQREKEKSTKRQNPYFKALFENKTPELNKEKIPKAKDQCPLYKYTVEKDRIEIHTEPGRCKIVIKLPKDGTGKPKVSYLSRN